The sequence TCGATGTGGTGGGTCGATGTGGTGGGTCGATGTGGTGGGTTGATGTGGTGGGTTGATGTGGTGGGTTGGTGTGGTGGGTCGATGTGGTGGGTCGATGTGGTGGGTCGATGTGGTGGGTCGATGTGGTGGGTTGGTGTGGTGGGTTAATGTGGGTTGGTGTGGTGGGTTGGTGTGGTGGGTTGATGTAGTGGGTCGATGTGGTGGGTCGATGTGGTGGGTCGATGTGGTGGGTTGGTGTGGTGGGTTGATGTGGTGGGTTGATGTGGGTTGGTGTGGTGGGTTGGTGTGGTGGCTTGATGTGGTGAGTTGATGTGGTGGGTCGGTGTGGTGGGTTGATGTGCTGGGTTGGTGTGGTGGGTTGGTGTGGTGGGTTGATGTGGTGGGTCGATGTGGTGGGTTGATGTGGTGGGTTGGTGTGGTGGGTTGATGTGGTGGGTCGATGTGGTGGGTCGATGTGGCGGGTCGGTGTGGTGGGTCGATGTGGTGGGTCGATGTGGTGGGTTAATGTGGGTTGGTGTGGTGGGTTGGTGTGGTGGGTCGATGTGGTGGGTCGGTGTGGTGGGTCGATGTGGTGGGTTGGTGTGGTGGGTTGATGTAGTGGGTTGATGTGGTGGGTTGATGTGCTGGGTTGATGTGGTAGGTCGATGTGGTGGATCGACGTAGTGGGTTGGTGTGGTGGGTCGATGTGGTGGGTTGATGTGCTGGGTTGATGTGCTGGGTTGATGTGGTGGGTTGATGTGGTAGGTCGATGTGGTGGGTCGACGTAGTGGGTTGGTGTGGTGGGTCGATGTGGTGGGTCGATGTAGTGGGTCGATGTGGTGGGTCGATGTGGTGGGTCGATGTGGTGGGTCGATGTGGTGGGTCCATGTAGTAGGTCGATGTGGTGGGTCGATGTGGTGGGTCGATGTGGTGGGTTGATGTGGTGGGTCGATGTGGTGGGTTGATGTGGGTTGGTGTGGTGGGTTGGTGTGGTGGGTTGATGTAGTGGGTTGATGTGGTGGGTTGATGTGGTGGGTTGATGTGCTGGGTTGATGTGGTGGGTCGATGTGGTGGGTCGATGTGGTGGGTCGATGTGGTGGGTTGATGTGGTGG is a genomic window of Penaeus vannamei isolate JL-2024 unplaced genomic scaffold, ASM4276789v1 unanchor4444, whole genome shotgun sequence containing:
- the LOC138861311 gene encoding uncharacterized protein produces the protein MTYDSSKNWVGGTDGRHRWAAQVGGTGGRYRWATQVGGTGGRHRWAAQVGGTGGRHRWAAQMGGTDGRHSTPTHINPPHRPTTPTDHTNPPHRPTTPTHINPPHRPTTSTHHTNPHRPTTSTHHIDPPHRPTTSTHHINPAHQPTTSTHHINPLHQPTTPTHHTNPHQPTTSTHHINPPHRPTTSTHHIDLLHGPTTSTHHIDPPHRPTTSTHYIDPPHRPTTPTHYVDPPHRPTTSTHHINPAHQPSTSTHHIDPPHQPTTSIHHIDLPHQPSTSTHHINPLHQPTTPTHHIDPPHRPTTSTHHTNPPHQPTLTHHIDPPHRPTTPTRHIDPPHRPTTSTHHTNPPHQPTTSTHHINPPHQPTTPTQHINPPHRPTTSTHHIKPPHQPTTPTHINPPHQPTTPTHHIDPPHRPTTSTHYINPPHQPTTPTHINPPHQPTTSTHHIDPPHRPTTSTHHTNPPHQPTTSTHHIDPPHRPTTSTHHIDPPHQPTTPTHHINPPHQPTTSTHHIDPPHQPTTSTHHINPPHQPTTSTHHIDPPHRPTTSTHYIDLPHQPTTSTHHINPPHRPTTSTHHIDPPHRPTTSTHHINPPHRPTTSTHHIDPPRQPTTSTHHNPRGWLCDTRHQF